From the genome of Salarias fasciatus chromosome 22, fSalaFa1.1, whole genome shotgun sequence:
CTTTGGCTGGCTGCACGTTGTTACTGCTGAGTccacagaccccccccccaccctccctctcTGCACAGCCTAATCCCTGACTCCACTGCAGCATCGCAGGGCTGACCCGCATCGTTTCTCTCTGGGTGTTCATTTTCTTTGGGATGGACGAGAAATCGTCTCGTGTTTGTGGCTGTTGTGTGTTTACACCCGTGGCATGACTTGAAATCACTGCAACAGTCAcatgctgcccccccccccccccccccccccgctcctcccTTCTCTGTGCCAGACACCGACCTGCACGCAGTGATAAAGAAAGGCACTCTTCTGAAGGACGTCCATAAACGCTACGTGATCTATCAGCTCCTTAAAGCCATCAAATACCTCCATTCAGGGAACGTCATCCACAGAGACCAAAAGGTACACCAGGCTAAAAAGATGGACTTACTGCATCTTTAATGACATACAGATTaattattttgttctttttatgtATATAATTATAGTATTTCTGTCATGTTTGAAGCACAGTGTTCACAAAGTGACTGTTTTCTAAAAGATTCTCATCATGACCCTCAAATGGCTCTTCACCCTGGAAATGTGACTTTACTTCACTTCtcgtcttgtttttgttttcatagcTGGGCCAAGCTCTGGGAACTGAAGTGTAAATCAAACTATGACCGCCTTTGTGAGGAATGTTTCTCTTGTCTGTGTTCCCACAGCCGTCCAACGTGCTCTTGGACGCTGACTGCGTTGTCAAGCTGTGTGATTTCGGCCTGGCCAGATCACTCAACCAGATCCAGGAGGACAGTGGGAATCCTGCACTGACGGAGTACGTCGCAACGCGCTGGTACCGAGCGCCTGAAATCCTGCTGGGATCCGCAAGGTATCAGCCGAGATGACATCTATCCCCATGACCGGAACTATTTCATGTacccttttttcattttatttatttttttttattgttgtttttggttacatttttttattttttgcaaatcaGACAATTCGGTGGATTTGATGAGTGCCTCTGTGCTCAGCAGTCATATATGTTGCCCAAAGGTACACTAAAGGCGTGGACATGTGGAGCCTCGGCTGTATCCTGGGAGAGATGCTGCTGGGAAAGGCCCTGTTTCCCGGGACTTCCACCATCAACCAGATAGAGAAGATCATGAGTGCCATACCACACCCCAGCCCGGaaggttgttaaaaaaaaaaaaaaaaatgaaaggattAATGCTATTTCTTCACATTACTGTTTAAATATATTCTTGCTTTGATTTTCCAGATATTCTCGCAATCAAGTCAGAGTATGGATCGTCTGTCATTCAGAGAATGCTGCTAAAGTAagactttttaatgatctgaAGTCTTCATACATCCTGCAGAGAGTGGATCCAGATACAGATGATTTTGTCTCAGTTTGCACTCCTCTTTGTGCTTCCGTCTCCAGACCACAGGTGCCTCTGGAGGATCTTATCCAGCCGTCTGTGCCCCCCGATGCTCTGGACCTGCTGAGGGGCCTGCTGGTATTTAACCCAGACAAGCGGCTGACAGCAGAGCAGGCCCTCCAGCATGCATATGTAGCCAGGTATCAAAGCTCAGGCTGTCACTTTCATGGATGACTATAGTTGAACAGATGTTAGAATATATACTGACTCTGTTCTGTCATTGCTGTGTATTGCATTTATGTCTTTCCCTGTATTTTATCTCCCTGGAGGTTTCACAATCCAGCCAAAGAATCAGCTCTCAACTGCGACGTAGTGCTGCCGGTGGACGATGACGTGCAGCTGTCTGTGGTTCAATATCGCAATAAGTTATATGAGGTACAGACTGATTACAGATGTGTGGAAAGAAACATTGAACGTATGTTTTAATTCCACCTGCCAGGGGTCGGTTCGTAGCTACAAATAAAACTCAGtagtcctcctcctcacccgCAGATGATGCTGGAAAGGAAGACGAACCACGGGATGCTGCGGCTGATCCAGCCGAAGGACGGAGGCTGCGTGAGCGGCAGGGAGAAGCCCGCGGTGACaagtcagagagcagagaagagcCCGGCGGAGGTGAACTCCGAAAGAGACGGCAGACGCGAGGGAAAACCACAACGTGAGACAAACCAGGTGCCTTCTCACCTGGGAATCGCCAAGCATGAGGCTGTTAATGCACCGAGCTCACCTGCTGTGGAGAGGAAGAGTCCCACTGAAATCCCTGGATTAGGAAAGCCCACATATAACCCCATCACTCACGCCCCAAGTATGATCTTTTTTTATAGCAATGGGTCAAAATGTACTTGTGTTCTAAAAAGAAgtgtttacagagaaaatcaCTTCTCAAAAATGTTCATAGAAAAAAAGCTAATCCTTTATGTGGAAAGGGCTTGAATGTACCTCAGGAAGAAAAATGTAAGCAGCTCTTGTCTCTGTGCAGATGGTTTCGTTCGGAGTCCTGCTGCTCCGGTTCATCACTACCACTCTGCAGCCGGCGGCAGGAAACCAGTTGCAGAGACCAGTAATGGAAATGCGACTGCATCACCAACAGAGAGCGCCAGCGCTGCTGTAGTGAGACACACACCTGAACCTCCTCACtattttgcttttctcttcttGTGATGTAATCTGTGTCTTTCACTCTAATTTTGGCtccttgtttttcctctcgCTGCTCTTCCTGTGGGTGAATCTCTGTCTCCCGTCCCTGCCTGCAGCAGTCCATGGACCAGATTCTCCAGCGTGGCCGCTCAGCGCCGGCCACTCATAACCGCTCCTTCTCTTTGAACCTGAACCAAACCCAGAACAACCCGCTGGTCCGCAAGGATGAGCCGTCGTTATCTGCCGGGCTGCATGTCGCATCCGCGCGCTTGGTCAGTGAATTCCTGAGAATATTGGTATCAAATCCACACATTTAAGACATTTTCTGTTCATGACAAAACAACTGAACATATGATGTTTAAAGTTTCTTTAACTGTcgttctctctcacacagaaTCAACGTTTAAATTGTCATGGCAGAGAATCCCGTCCACCGCCACGGTTCAGCAAGAAAGTGTTTCAGACTAACTGCAACGTGTCTGCTGCCGGGGACCCTCGAGCCAAACTGGGCAGCTACTCTCAGGCCTACGGCACCATCAGCAAGACGGGGCTGGACGACCTGCTGCAGAGGCGCCCGCAACACCAGTGACTGCTGTCATATCAGTGGATCAATACGGCCAGGGCGGCTCCACTGTTTGAACACACAACAGACTTTGCCTTAAGCGTCTTGTGATAAGACGTGATGTACGTGGCAAACAGAAAATGTTCTtgtaaaaataaactattaagACTGTTAGAGTAGAGGCCGCGTATACACTGTTAAGATTCCGCCCATGGAGAGATGGATTTACATTTACTGTCTGTGTCAGTAAAATCTAGTGTGGTTTATCACATTCAGTTCATATAAATATGTAACTGGATGTAATTTtcgcaaaaaagaaaagattttaacGTGAAATTACACAAGTTTGAGCAACCACAAATGAAAATGATAACAGATTCTCTGCATCCTAAACAGAGACTGAGGACCTTATTTTCACTGTGGCCTGCTCTGTCTGTGTCCCATGTTTTATTTGGTAATTCAACTCGTGTGTTGCTTTCAGAATATGCGCCACTGTAGCACAACATCAGCAAACATGTCTTCTCTACTTGTGTCTCTACTAGCGAGTCCCTGCCTCAACACTGAAATGATACATCTCCCCAAACGCATTTACTGTTATATAAATGTCACAATCAAGCTCAGTGAGTCTAGATGCCTCCACAGTGTGAGAATATTACGGTTTACATGCTAATCTCTGAAGTTACTGCCTGGCAAGCTTTTCAGTTGAACATTTTCATGGTAGAAAAGCAGAATACATGTGAAATATGCAAACCGGAGCATTTTTTTATGTGTTGTGAGTTTACCATGTGGATACAGAATAAGCCTGCTTGTTTTCTGGTGTGTATAGAATGCAAATCCTGAAAGATAATTTATGCCGCTAACCACAATCAATACTGACACGGAACTGACATATACTGTACCATGATCCTGTGCTCATAAACAATGTAACAACCAACATTAAACATGATTTAAAATATCTATATCCACTTCTAACCCTATAGACACTGTGACAACAATGTATATAAGTGGCTAAGGTATAGATTTTAAATGGCTGCTGTCAAATAAATACAGCAGTGTGGAAGCTGTTCCCTCTGACATGTTGTGAATTTGGATCACATCACTGCAGTTCAGTGGGCTTTTCGGTACTTGCACATTTAAGAGTTTATTCAAAAACGTAATTTTACTGATACCGCAATATATTTTATTCACAAGTCATCTACTTTGATATTTTCAAGGTCACAATTActactttttttaaagttttatttacaCCTCACTCATTTTCAGAATTACTTTTATCTCTTGGATAAGAAATGGgtacaaaaacaactgaaaatgtaattGCCATCTtaaattttaattgaaaattcATAAATGCAACATATAACATAGAGtttttgaatttgtttcaaAACAACTGTATATATGAAGCTTTAGAAACTGTGTTAGCCtaattttaaatgttaaacgtctttttttttaatttatttattatgtgTAAATTCGCAAAAATTGCTCTTTGGGTCATAAAAGTTGCAACTCCTGGCCTACATTTAATATCTGAGGATGCCACCTTTATTTATAtgtaaaacacaacatattCCCTGTGTGTAATGGCTTTAAATGTGGgtcaaaaaacagcaaaacacttTGAGAGTTTTAAGAGTACATTTACTTGAGTAATTTAATTTCAACAACATAGTTTCGCCTTTAATTGAGTACAACTGAAGCAACGTGTACCTCTAAATTAGTTCTTGTTGATCAATCTATTTTAGACCGCTGATAGAGCGCATGAGCGCTGCGTGTCTGTCCAGATCTATCTAGATCTTTCCACTGCGGCGTGATGAACACAGCCTGAACGCagacagcagaagccacttttgttttttgtttttttgttttttatttcatttttctttcagtttgtcatCTGAAACGACGTGGAGGAAAACACTCGGTCACGGTGACAGCCGCAGCTAAATTGTGTCAGGTCGTATGATGACCGGAGATTCCCACACGTCACGTGACCCGCTGCGCGTGCTGTCGTCAGCGGGCCTCGACCCAGTTGTTCAGTCCGGAgctcgaggaggaggagaagtgggtCTCGCGTCCGTCTGCGGCCACACTGAAGGTACCGCCGCCGGCCTCTATTTGCAATATATTATGcctttttattgttgttctgaGCTtcgtatttctttcttttttatatttaaatgtgttgctaaatataatattaataataaatacgCGAGCGTCGCTTTTGTGTTCACGCGCATCAGTGTCCAGCCTGTCGATAGCGCGATGGAAAGCAATAAAAAGCAGGTAACGGTCGGTTTagtgaagaaaacagcagcagccgcagcagcagcatggcgcTTTAAACGTGGGGGCGCGGCGTGtggtcagaaaataataataacctgGACTCATGATGGCGGGCGGGCGGTGGGGTTCTTCTGCAGTTATGACAGGACCCTGCGTGGCCCGAACTCGCACTTCGTCCATGAACCGTTATGGCGATCCGGCGGCGCCCCCACAGCTCGGGGGAGATGTTTGTTAGCTAGTGGGTCGTGGCAGATGAACGCAGTGTCGCATTTATCTGCTTCGCTGAGGCCTACACGGCGGGAGATGCGCCGTCTGCAGGTGCACCGTGCAAACCACTGcgcgtgtgtacgtgtgtgctctgctgttAATAACAAATATGACTgattctctgaaaaaaaaatctgtatgaaaatgacatttctttAGCGTATTCACACATCATAATTTACACCGTGCAGATGCAGcttgttttcacagtgacagCATCATAATATTTAAGGTATATTAAACTATTAGTACTAAACATGGTTTCACAGAGACAAGATAGTTTACAGGTAGGTTGGATTTGTGACATTACTCTGTAGACATGCAGAATGTTACAAGAAATGCTGAATAATAAAGGTGTTATGTTTGGTAGatgacaaacactgaaagaatGCTCACTATGTTAGataaatgaaagtaaaaccactttaaGACATGCAGCTTGATGGCGGAGTTTCAACTTACTTCATATGAGGTCTTATTAGTTCCTGTTTTTTATCCCAAATTAATACTTGTGGCATTTCTCTGGACTGGAAATTGCGAATATTTAACTTCATTGATAAATTTCAGTAGTATAAAATAATCTTTCTAGCATTTTCTAAT
Proteins encoded in this window:
- the mapk15 gene encoding mitogen-activated protein kinase 15 isoform X1: MSKKYESANVSEVEEHISLKYEIKKRLGKGAYGIVWKAVDRQTGEIVAVKKIFDAFRNRTDAQRTFREIMFLQEFGDHPNIVKLLNVIRAQNDKDIYLIFEYMDTDLHAVIKKGTLLKDVHKRYVIYQLLKAIKYLHSGNVIHRDQKPSNVLLDADCVVKLCDFGLARSLNQIQEDSGNPALTEYVATRWYRAPEILLGSARYTKGVDMWSLGCILGEMLLGKALFPGTSTINQIEKIMSAIPHPSPEDILAIKSEYGSSVIQRMLLKPQVPLEDLIQPSVPPDALDLLRGLLVFNPDKRLTAEQALQHAYVARFHNPAKESALNCDVVLPVDDDVQLSVVQYRNKLYEMMLERKTNHGMLRLIQPKDGGCVSGREKPAVTSQRAEKSPAEVNSERDGRREGKPQRETNQVPSHLGIAKHEAVNAPSSPAVERKSPTEIPGLGKPTYNPITHAPNGFVRSPAAPVHHYHSAAGGRKPVAETSNGNATASPTESASAAVQSMDQILQRGRSAPATHNRSFSLNLNQTQNNPLVRKDEPSLSAGLHVASARLNQRLNCHGRESRPPPRFSKKVFQTNCNVSAAGDPRAKLGSYSQAYGTISKTGLDDLLQRRPQHQ
- the mapk15 gene encoding mitogen-activated protein kinase 15 isoform X3, with the translated sequence MSKKYESANVSEVEEHISLKYEIKKRLGKGAYGIVWKAVDRQTGEIVAVKKIFDAFRNRTDAQRTFREIMFLQEFGDHPNIVKLLNVIRAQNDKDIYLIFEYMDTDLHAVIKKGTLLKDVHKRYVIYQLLKAIKYLHSGNVIHRDQKPSNVLLDADCVVKLCDFGLARSLNQIQEDSGNPALTEYVATRWYRAPEILLGSARYTKGVDMWSLGCILGEMLLGKALFPGTSTINQIEKIMSAIPHPSPEDILAIKSEYGSSVIQRMLLKPQVPLEDLIQPSVPPDALDLLRGLLVFNPDKRLTAEQALQHAYVARFHNPAKESALNCDVVLPVDDDVQLSVVQYRNKLYEMMLERKTNHGMLRLIQPKDGGCVSGREKPAVTSQRAEKSPAEVNSERDGRREGKPQRETNQVPSHLGIAKHEAVNAPSSPAVERKSPTEIPGLGKPTYNPITHAPNGFVRSPAAPVHHYHSAAGGRKPVAETSNGNATASPTESASAAQSMDQILQRGRSAPATHNRSFSLNLNQTQNNPLVRKDEPSLSAGLHVASARLNQRLNCHGRESRPPPRFSKKVFQTNCNVSAAGDPRAKLGSYSQAYGTISKTGLDDLLQRRPQHQ
- the mapk15 gene encoding mitogen-activated protein kinase 15 isoform X2, with amino-acid sequence MSKKYESANVSEVEEHISLKYEIKKRLGKGAYGIVWKAVDRQTGEIVAVKKIFDAFRNRTDAQRTFREIMFLQEFGDHPNIVKLLNVIRAQNDKDIYLIFEYMDTDLHAVIKKGTLLKDVHKRYVIYQLLKAIKYLHSGNVIHRDQKPSNVLLDADCVVKLCDFGLARSLNQIQEDSGNPALTEYVATRWYRAPEILLGSARYTKGVDMWSLGCILGEMLLGKALFPGTSTINQIEKIMSAIPHPSPEDILAIKSEYGSSVIQRMLLKPQVPLEDLIQPSVPPDALDLLRGLLVFNPDKRLTAEQALQHAYVARFHNPAKESALNCDVVLPVDDDVQLSVVQYRNKLYEMMLERKTNHGMLRLIQPKDGGCVSGREKPAVTSQRAEKSPAEVNSERDGRREGKPQRETNQVPSHLGIAKHEAVNAPSSPAVERKSPTEIPGLGKPTYNPITHAPNGFVRSPAAPVHHYHSAAGGRKPVAETSNGNATASPTESASAAVSMDQILQRGRSAPATHNRSFSLNLNQTQNNPLVRKDEPSLSAGLHVASARLNQRLNCHGRESRPPPRFSKKVFQTNCNVSAAGDPRAKLGSYSQAYGTISKTGLDDLLQRRPQHQ